The proteins below are encoded in one region of Coffea arabica cultivar ET-39 chromosome 4c, Coffea Arabica ET-39 HiFi, whole genome shotgun sequence:
- the LOC113739412 gene encoding putative disease resistance RPP13-like protein 3, with the protein MADPVISLVVERTGDLLIQKIVFLKGVRGQVERLQNDLVRMRCFLKDADQRQDEDARIRNWVSEIRAAAYDAEDIIEIFASKIESIRDKGFVTRLAYYPWRIVSLNKIGKEIESLQTRLDNIAASREKFGIKNLGEGTSTHGEELQRLRRSSPLSEDKDIVGFEEMTKSLVTELLKEDRNRRVVSIIGMGGAGKTTLAKKVYNHADLMTRFNCRAWVCVSSSYNHKETLRTIIKQLHPMTNELLDMLEKMQEQDLEQRLYQDLQDKRYLVVLDDVWEEEAWDCLARNAFPDSSTSSRLLLTSRNRDVAVHADALSIPHELKTLGKEHSWQLFLRKALAHGDNAGCPSDLEEVGREIARRCAGLPLAITVVGGLLLGKKELKSECEKVLNSFNRNLSRSQSGVSAILELSYADLPPNMKFCFLYLGLFPEASVISVPKLIHMWVAEGIMQKRDAENLEETAAYDDVERLCGRNMVQVVETTVDERIKSCRIHDLLREVAIRKAEDENFFQIHDTRDGKISAKSRYLAVHSLPLDKNYYFGTSIPPLRSLLFFNVHDYREGISLSFKSFRKLRMLDLENVKMGYNLPKGIGEVRLLRYLGLRGTSIRRLPHSFGCLRNLQTLDIRNSYPVRVSNFIWKLESLRHLYAYDMKCDVPLKIEGLRNLQTLSRVRFDDIMHNNMKTLTSLQKLGIWVDDRSNIDKLCTHLSEVGSLKTLHLYSIEGRGFWLPPLYGLSKLHQVTELKLSGQWKMLPPDFPPNLSRLSLKDMSLWNDPMPVLEKLGQLSFLKMKDAYKEQQLVISGHGFHQLKFLELNGLSDLREIKAEKGALPQLRCLRIRKCGKCRKLPEVPPTCTLDVIHEWGVSAGLLLLPLLPFLCHIL; encoded by the coding sequence ATGGCAGACCCTGTTATCTCTCTCGTTGTTGAGAGAACTGGTGATCTGCTGATTCAAAAAATTGTTTTCCTGAAAGGTGTTCGAGGCCAAGTTGAGAGACTTCAAAATGATCTGGTCCGGATGCGGTGTTTCCTGAAAGATGCTGATCAGAGGCAAGATGAAGATGCGAGGATCCGCAACTGGGTTTCTGAAATCAGAGCCGCTGCCTACGATGCGGAGGATATCATTGAGATATTTGCCAGCAAAATTGAAAGTATAAGAGATAAGGGATTTGTGACTAGATTGGCATATTATCCCTGGCGGATTGTGAGCCTTAACAAGATCGGTAAAGAGATTGAGTCCTTACAGACAAGGCTCGATAACATAGCCGCTAGCCGCGAAAAGTTTGGTATCAAAAATCTTGGAGAGGGAACGAGTACACATGGAGAAGAGCTTCAACGGCTCCGGCGGTCCTCTCCTCTCAGCGAGGACAAGGATATTGTGGGCTTCGAGGAGATGACAAAATCCCTGGTGACAGAACTCTTGAAAGAGGACAGAAACCGCCGCGTGGTTTCAATCATTGGCATGGGAGGTGCAGGTAAGACAACTCTAGCCAAAAAAGTTTATAACCATGCTGACCTCATGACTAGATTCAACTGCCGTGCTTGGGTATGCGTCTCTTCAAGCTACAATCACAAAGAGACGCTGAGGACAATCATAAAGCAATTACATCCGATGACTAATGAGCTACTTGACATGTTGGAAAAGATGCAGGAGCAGGACTTGGAACAAAGGCTCTATCAAGATCTACAAGATAAACGTTATCTTGTGGTACTTGATGATGTATGGGAGGAAGAAGCGTGGGATTGTCTAGCCAGGAATGCCTTTCCTGATAGTAGCACATCAAGTAGATTGCTACTTACAAGTCGCAATCGGGATGTTGCCGTACACGCAGATGCTCTTAGCATCCCACATGAGCTGAAAACATTGGGGAAGGAGCATAGCTGGCAGTTGTTTCTCAGAAAGGCCTTAGCCCACGGGGATAATGCTGGGTGTCCTTCGGATTTGGAAGAAGTGGGCAGAGAGATTGCAAGGAGATGTGCTGGTCTGCCACTGGCCATCACAGTTGTAGGTGGGCTGCTACTGGGCAAGAAAGAGTTGAAGAGTGAATGCGAGAAAGTTCTCAACAGCTTCAACAGAAACCTCTCAAGGAGCCAGAGTGGAGTATCGGCAATTCTGGAATTAAGTTATGCAGATCTTCCTCCCAATATGAAATTTTGCTTTTTGTATTTGGGTTTGTTTCCCGAAGCCTCCGTGATTTCTGTGCCCAAGTTGATCCATATGTGGGTTGCAGAGGGAATAATGCAGAAAAGAGATGCAGAAAATTTGGAGGAAACTGCAGCATATGATGATGTGGAACGACTTTGTGGCAGGAATATGGTCCAGGTGGTGGAAACGACTGTTGATGAGAGGATTAAAAGCTGCAGAATCCATGATTTACTGCGAGAGGTTGCAATCAGGAAGGCAGaggatgaaaatttttttcagaTCCATGACACCAGAGATGGTAAAATATCAGCCAAATCCAGGTACCTTGCTGTTCATAGTCTCCCTTTGGATAAAAACTACTATTTTGGGACTTCGATCCCTCCTCTCCGGTCTTTGCTCTTTTTCAATGTCCACGATTACAGGGAAGGCATTAGTCTTAGTTTCAAAAGTTTCAGAAAGCTTAGGATGCTAGACCTTGAGAATGTTAAGATGGGTTATAATTTGCCAAAAGGAATTGGTGAAGTCAGGCTTCTAAGATACCTCGGTTTAAGAGGCACATCCATTCGCAGGCTCCCTCATTCCTTCGGTTGCTTGCGCAACCTACAAACTCTTGACATACGGAACTCTTACCCAGTGAgagtttcaaatttcatttggaagcttgaaagtttaCGGCATCTATATGCGTATGATATGAAATGTGATGTGCCTCTTAAGATTGAAGGATTGAGAAATCTCCAGACTCTGTCACGCGTACGCTTTGATGACATTATGCATAATAACATGAAAACTTTGACAAGTCTTCAGAAACTGGGGATTTGGGTGGATGACAGGTCAAACATAGACAAACTCTGCACGCATTTATCTGAGGTTGGAAGCCTAAAGACGTTACATCTTTATTCTATTGAAGGAAGAGGATTCTGGTTGCCGCCTCTATATGGACTTTCTAAGCTCCATCAAGTAACAGAGCTTAAGCTATCCGGGCAGTGGAAAATGCTACCTCCTGATTTCCCTCCAAATCTCTCTCGCTTGTCTTTGAAAGACATGTCACTCTGGAATGACCCAATGCCAGTACTAGAGAAGTTGGGACAGCTGTCGTTCCTCAAAATGAAAGATGCATACAAGGAACAACAGCTAGTCATTTCTGGGCATGGGTTTCACCAATTGAAATTCCTTGAGCTCAATGGCCTATCTGATTTGCGTGAAATAAAGGCGGAGAAAGGTGCATTGCCACAGCTCCGGTGCCTGAGAATCAGGAAGTGCGGCAAATGTCGGAAGTTGCCGGAAGTGCCGCCTACATGTACTCTTGATGTAATTCATGAGTGGGGGGTTTCTGCGGGTCTGCTACTGCTTCCATTGCTTCCATTCTTGTGCCATATCTTGTag